A genome region from Arachidicoccus soli includes the following:
- a CDS encoding GNAT family N-acetyltransferase yields the protein MQITNSNENDIQEIFRLYKLATDFQKLKFPENQWPEFDKELITKEIIEKRQYKLLIDDKIACIWAITYSDPQIWNDDDGHSSVYIHRIATNPNFRGNNYVKLIVDWAKEFTENKKHIRMDTCGENQKLIQHYKNCGFEFLGIKKLDNALGLPAHYHNADVCYFEIKLN from the coding sequence ATGCAAATAACAAATAGCAACGAAAATGACATCCAGGAAATCTTTAGGTTGTATAAATTGGCAACTGATTTTCAAAAATTAAAATTCCCTGAAAATCAATGGCCAGAATTTGATAAAGAATTAATAACCAAAGAGATTATTGAAAAACGACAATACAAATTGTTGATTGATGACAAAATTGCTTGCATTTGGGCAATTACATATAGTGACCCACAGATTTGGAATGATGATGATGGTCATTCTTCAGTGTATATTCATAGAATAGCGACCAATCCAAACTTCAGAGGGAATAATTATGTGAAACTAATCGTTGATTGGGCAAAGGAATTTACGGAAAATAAAAAACATATCAGGATGGATACCTGTGGAGAAAACCAAAAGTTGATTCAACATTACAAGAACTGCGGATTTGAATTTTTGGGGATAAAAAAATTAGACAATGCTTTGGGTTTACCTGCACACTATCATAATGCCGATGTTTGTTACTTTGAAATAAAATTAAACTAG